In Candidatus Effluviviaceae Genus I sp., a single window of DNA contains:
- a CDS encoding oxidoreductase has product MAKPKVAFYWNASCGGCEEAVVDLAEDILKVVEAVDIVLWPVAMDFKKSDVEALKDGEIAVSFINGGVRTSEQEEWAKLLRRKSGLVVAFGSCAHLGGVPGLANLTDRKGVFEAAYGYLPSVDNPDGVMPQRKTRVPGGELGLPEFYDAVYALDQVIDVDYYLPGCAPPPDLIMEAVTAILTGKLPPKGSVLAPAKSLCDSCKRNESKPEKLEIAKLKRPHETFMDPEKCFLAEGVICTGPATRSGCGERCINANMPCRGCFGPTDEVRDQGAKFLSALASIIATDDPAEMEKVAESIPDTTGLFYMYSLPASLLTRKKAAK; this is encoded by the coding sequence GTGGCGAAGCCGAAGGTGGCCTTCTACTGGAACGCGTCGTGCGGCGGCTGCGAGGAAGCGGTCGTGGACCTCGCCGAGGACATTCTCAAGGTCGTGGAGGCGGTGGACATCGTCCTGTGGCCGGTCGCCATGGACTTCAAGAAGTCCGACGTCGAGGCGCTCAAGGACGGGGAGATCGCCGTCTCGTTCATCAACGGGGGCGTCAGGACGAGCGAGCAGGAGGAGTGGGCGAAGCTCCTGCGAAGGAAGTCGGGGCTCGTCGTCGCGTTCGGGTCGTGCGCCCACCTCGGCGGCGTCCCCGGGCTTGCCAATCTCACCGACCGGAAGGGCGTCTTCGAGGCCGCGTACGGCTACCTCCCCAGCGTGGACAACCCCGACGGCGTGATGCCTCAGCGCAAGACCCGCGTTCCCGGGGGCGAGCTCGGGCTCCCGGAGTTCTACGACGCGGTCTACGCGCTCGACCAGGTGATCGACGTGGACTACTACCTGCCCGGCTGCGCCCCGCCGCCCGACCTCATCATGGAGGCCGTGACGGCCATCCTCACCGGGAAGCTCCCGCCGAAGGGGAGCGTGCTGGCGCCCGCGAAATCGCTGTGCGACTCGTGCAAGCGCAACGAATCCAAACCCGAGAAGCTCGAGATCGCGAAGCTCAAGCGGCCGCACGAGACGTTCATGGACCCGGAGAAGTGCTTCCTCGCCGAGGGCGTCATCTGCACGGGGCCGGCGACGCGCTCGGGCTGCGGCGAGCGGTGCATCAACGCGAACATGCCCTGCAGGGGCTGCTTCGGGCCGACGGACGAGGTGCGGGACCAGGGCGCGAAGTTCCTGTCGGCGCTCGCGTCCATCATCGCGACGGATGACCCGGCCGAGATGGAGAAGGTGGCCGAGTCCATCCCCGACACGACGGGTCTGTTCTACATGTACAGCCTTCCCGCCTCGCTCCTGACCAGGAAGAAGGCGGCGAAGTAG
- a CDS encoding cache domain-containing protein translates to MIFTIRTKLAASIAIVVLAMGVLSTVVGTRLFGGSLVRQVQRSVEADLSTAYLLYEEREAATLERVRSVATTPAVVAALARGDGAALAAALTDGAREFHLDILTMTDPRGRVVARGGSPGSAGDDRRDHPVVSRILRTGQDVSGTLLIPADALAVESPDAARRARIPVVETPRAGPTTRACLDEGMVLAAGVPVIQGVEVLGLLYGGHLLNGSDGIVDQIVNTAYGTETWKGRRVGTATVFCDDVRIATTVRTDDGARAVGTRLSAEVYDRVFRTGERWVARAFVVNDWYIAAYGPIADLDDRTVGVLYVGVLADRFDAVRRRTVVTFAAVSVAGMALALLIASVLAGGILRPVRHLAEASRQIAEGNLRARVEVDPHAAGELVDLAEAFNIMASSIAERDERLMENARKMTESKKLATLGQLAAGIAHEINNPLGGIVMYSHMLKEELQKPENRENVEKIAREADRCKRIVKGLLDFARQTKPERTEADINHVIDEVIGLLEHQTLFHGIKVVKDHSAGIPLVNIDAAQIQEVFMNIIMNAAQAMNGSGRLTTATRLTGNNRAIEVEIRDTGPGIPPEHVDKIFEPFFTTKEVGRGTGLGLSIAYGIVERHHGVIRVESEVGRGTAFFVQIPIEETPPPAM, encoded by the coding sequence ATGATCTTCACGATCAGAACGAAGCTCGCCGCGAGCATCGCGATCGTCGTGCTCGCGATGGGCGTGCTGTCCACCGTCGTCGGCACCCGCCTCTTCGGCGGGTCCCTCGTCAGGCAGGTCCAGCGGAGCGTCGAGGCCGACCTCAGCACGGCATACCTGCTCTACGAGGAGCGCGAGGCCGCGACGCTCGAGCGCGTGCGGAGCGTCGCCACGACGCCCGCCGTGGTGGCCGCGCTCGCCCGCGGCGACGGGGCCGCGCTCGCGGCCGCGCTCACGGACGGCGCCCGCGAGTTCCACCTGGACATCCTGACCATGACGGACCCGCGGGGGCGCGTCGTCGCGCGGGGCGGCAGCCCCGGCTCGGCGGGCGACGACCGACGGGACCACCCCGTCGTGTCGAGGATCCTGCGCACGGGGCAGGACGTCTCGGGCACGCTGCTCATCCCGGCGGACGCCCTGGCCGTCGAGTCGCCCGACGCCGCCCGGCGAGCGCGCATCCCCGTCGTCGAGACGCCCAGGGCCGGACCGACGACCCGCGCCTGTCTCGACGAGGGCATGGTCCTCGCGGCCGGCGTTCCGGTGATCCAAGGGGTGGAGGTGCTCGGCCTGCTCTACGGAGGCCATCTCCTCAACGGGAGCGACGGCATCGTCGACCAGATCGTGAACACTGCCTACGGCACCGAGACATGGAAGGGCAGACGGGTCGGAACCGCCACCGTCTTCTGCGACGATGTCCGCATCGCGACGACGGTGAGAACGGACGACGGGGCGCGCGCCGTGGGGACGCGTCTCTCGGCGGAGGTGTACGATCGCGTCTTCCGCACGGGCGAACGCTGGGTCGCCAGGGCGTTCGTCGTGAACGACTGGTACATCGCGGCGTACGGCCCCATCGCTGACCTGGACGACAGGACCGTCGGTGTGCTCTACGTGGGCGTGCTCGCCGACCGCTTCGACGCCGTCCGGCGCCGGACGGTCGTCACGTTCGCGGCGGTCAGTGTTGCGGGCATGGCGCTCGCGCTCCTCATCGCGAGCGTCCTCGCCGGCGGCATCCTTCGTCCCGTGCGACACCTGGCAGAGGCGTCGCGGCAGATCGCGGAGGGGAACCTGCGCGCGCGGGTCGAAGTGGACCCGCACGCCGCGGGGGAGCTCGTCGATCTCGCCGAGGCGTTCAACATCATGGCCTCGTCCATCGCCGAGCGCGACGAGCGACTGATGGAGAACGCTCGCAAGATGACCGAGAGCAAGAAGCTGGCGACGCTGGGCCAGCTTGCGGCCGGCATCGCGCACGAGATCAACAACCCGCTCGGTGGCATCGTGATGTACAGCCACATGCTCAAGGAGGAACTCCAGAAGCCCGAGAACCGGGAGAACGTCGAGAAGATCGCGCGCGAGGCCGACCGCTGCAAGCGGATCGTGAAGGGGCTCCTCGACTTCGCGCGGCAGACGAAGCCGGAGCGCACGGAGGCGGACATCAACCACGTGATCGACGAGGTGATCGGCCTCCTCGAGCATCAGACGCTCTTCCACGGCATCAAGGTCGTGAAGGACCACAGCGCCGGCATCCCGCTCGTGAACATTGACGCCGCGCAGATACAGGAGGTATTCATGAACATCATCATGAACGCGGCGCAGGCGATGAACGGCAGCGGGAGGCTCACGACGGCGACGCGGCTGACGGGCAACAACAGGGCGATCGAGGTCGAGATCCGCGACACGGGGCCCGGCATCCCGCCGGAGCACGTCGACAAGATCTTCGAGCCCTTCTTCACGACGAAGGAGGTCGGGCGCGGCACCGGGCTCGGGCTGTCGATCGCCTACGGCATCGTGGAGCGGCACCACGGGGTGATCAGGGTGGAGAGTGAGGTCGGACGCGGAACGGCCTTCTTCGTGCAGATCCCGATCGAGGAGACGCCGCCCCCGGCCATGTAG
- a CDS encoding response regulator: protein MPERHTVLVVDDEEAIRDACRQVLTKAGFDCHTAVDGLEGLHLAHQVQPDIVLLDLMMPGLSGYEVLDQLLNTHKHLVCIVITGYATIESAVEAMKHGAFDFLPKPFTPDELRLIVGRGLDQRKLLLETVALREEKERMKQYFITIVAHELRSPLLLVKQYLDLVVGGKMGLVDATAKELLSGAHGTLTGLLDIIADWLQLSRINAGDITGAMAEIAVAPILEKVARDLAPLAAERCITLRVEPADHDGRVDGHAESLEVVFRNLVTNAIKYNRPGGSVTMSTGAGQGNLRVAVSDTGMGIAKADVPFVFEDFFRVKSSKTAEIPGTGLGLSIVRKIVEGHHGAVTVESTEGEGTTFTVALPLAGAAGGTDEPVD, encoded by the coding sequence ATGCCCGAACGACACACCGTGCTGGTGGTCGACGACGAGGAAGCGATCCGCGACGCCTGCCGCCAGGTGCTCACGAAGGCTGGCTTCGACTGCCACACGGCCGTCGACGGCCTCGAGGGCCTTCACCTCGCCCACCAGGTCCAGCCCGACATCGTTCTCCTCGACCTCATGATGCCCGGCCTGAGCGGCTACGAGGTGCTCGACCAGCTCCTCAACACCCACAAGCACCTCGTGTGCATCGTGATCACCGGCTACGCGACGATCGAGTCCGCGGTCGAGGCCATGAAACACGGCGCGTTCGACTTCCTCCCGAAGCCGTTCACGCCCGACGAGCTTCGCCTCATCGTCGGCCGGGGGCTCGATCAGCGGAAGCTCCTCCTCGAGACGGTCGCGCTCCGCGAGGAGAAGGAGCGGATGAAGCAGTACTTCATCACGATCGTCGCGCACGAGCTCCGCTCTCCCCTCCTCCTCGTGAAGCAGTACCTCGACCTCGTGGTCGGCGGGAAGATGGGGTTAGTGGACGCGACGGCGAAGGAGCTCCTGAGCGGCGCCCACGGCACGCTGACCGGCCTCCTTGACATCATCGCCGACTGGCTCCAGCTGTCGAGGATCAACGCCGGCGACATCACGGGCGCGATGGCGGAGATCGCGGTCGCCCCGATCCTCGAGAAGGTCGCGCGCGACCTCGCCCCGCTCGCCGCCGAGCGGTGCATCACGCTGAGGGTCGAGCCGGCGGACCACGACGGCCGCGTGGACGGACACGCGGAGTCGCTCGAGGTCGTCTTCAGGAACCTCGTGACCAACGCCATCAAGTACAACAGGCCGGGCGGGAGCGTCACGATGTCGACCGGCGCCGGCCAGGGGAACCTCCGCGTGGCGGTGTCCGACACCGGCATGGGGATCGCGAAGGCCGACGTCCCCTTCGTCTTCGAGGACTTCTTCAGGGTGAAGTCCTCGAAGACCGCGGAGATCCCCGGAACGGGGCTCGGGCTGTCCATCGTAAGGAAGATCGTCGAGGGCCACCACGGGGCCGTGACCGTGGAGTCCACGGAGGGCGAGGGAACGACGTTCACGGTCGCGCTTCCCCTCGCCGGAGCCGCCGGCGGGACGGACGAGCCCGTCGACTGA
- a CDS encoding hydrogenase maturation protease produces MTMKTLVLGVGSSVLSDDGVGLAVARALESRAGGRGDVEFATNEEGGFTLLEDALGFDRLVVIDAVLGAEPGRLTRLALQDLAPTVHCGAPHGLDLATVLEFGRRQGLAVPREVVVYAIEVRDVNAFGERLSPEVEARLGEIVATIEREVLGA; encoded by the coding sequence TTGACCATGAAGACACTGGTGCTCGGAGTGGGAAGCTCGGTCCTGTCGGACGACGGCGTCGGTCTCGCCGTGGCGCGGGCGCTCGAGTCGCGGGCCGGCGGGCGTGGGGACGTCGAGTTCGCGACGAACGAGGAGGGCGGCTTCACGCTCCTCGAGGACGCGCTGGGGTTCGACCGGCTGGTCGTGATCGACGCGGTCCTGGGAGCCGAGCCCGGCCGCCTGACGCGCCTCGCGCTTCAGGACCTCGCCCCGACCGTGCACTGCGGCGCGCCGCATGGCTTGGACCTTGCAACCGTGCTCGAGTTCGGGCGGCGGCAGGGCCTGGCCGTGCCGCGCGAGGTCGTCGTGTACGCGATCGAGGTCAGGGACGTGAACGCGTTCGGCGAGCGGCTGAGTCCCGAGGTGGAGGCGAGGCTCGGCGAGATCGTCGCGACGATCGAGCGCGAGGTCCTCGGGGCCTAA
- the gltA gene encoding NADPH-dependent glutamate synthase, which translates to MAAVHDLSPEIKLFRVFCPEIAASAAPGQFVVFRANDYAERIPLTIAECDARAGLVTVVFQAIGASTRKLAMLKAGDAVMDVVGPLGRKSEIERFGMVVCIGGGIGVAPVLPIARALKAAGNRVISIVGARTKDLLILEDEMRAASDELVVATDDGSYGRKGFVTDALTEVIGRGERIARVVAIGPVVMMRAVADATRPHGIPTIASLNSVMIDATGMCGCCRVSVGGKTRFACVDGPEFDAHEVDFDELLRRQAMYQREEYRALWHHECLLTAQDHAVAKAEHRVEMPKQDRRARATNFEEVALGYAREMAQQEALRCLQCKKAPCVAGCPVEIDIPGFVRLVAIGDFLGAVRKIKEKNSLPGICGRVCPQEEQCETTCVLSKKGEPIAIGRLERFAADYELSQGEVRAPSMPASTGKRIAVVGAGPAGLTVAGELAKIGHGVTVFEALHKPGGVLIYGIPEFRLPKGIVQSECDYVMKLGVEFRTSHVVGQLGTLDSLFADGYDAVFVGTGAGLPYFLGVPGENLNGVYSANEFLTRTNLMKAYLFPEYDTPIRIGRRVAVVGGGNVAMDAARCALRLGAKEVSIVYRRSEKEMPARREEVENAVEEGIVLRTLKNPTRILGSEDGWVRAMELLDMELGEPDASGRRKPVPKPGSEHLLEVDVVIVAIGQGPNPLLTAATPDLALTKWGNIMADEETGKTSKRGVFAGGDIVTGAATVILAMGAGKKAARAIDAFLSSGDW; encoded by the coding sequence ATCGCGGCCGTCCACGACCTCTCCCCCGAGATCAAGCTCTTTCGCGTGTTCTGCCCCGAGATCGCCGCGTCGGCCGCGCCCGGGCAGTTCGTCGTGTTCCGGGCCAACGACTACGCCGAGCGCATCCCGCTCACGATCGCCGAGTGCGACGCCCGCGCGGGACTCGTCACGGTCGTCTTCCAGGCGATCGGGGCGTCCACCCGGAAGCTCGCCATGCTCAAGGCCGGCGACGCCGTCATGGACGTGGTCGGCCCGCTCGGCCGGAAGAGCGAGATCGAGCGCTTCGGCATGGTCGTCTGCATCGGCGGCGGCATCGGCGTTGCCCCCGTTCTCCCGATCGCCCGCGCTCTCAAGGCCGCGGGCAACAGGGTCATCTCGATCGTCGGGGCGCGCACCAAGGACCTCCTCATCCTCGAGGACGAGATGCGCGCGGCGTCCGACGAGCTCGTCGTCGCGACGGACGACGGCAGCTACGGCCGTAAGGGGTTTGTCACCGACGCGCTCACCGAGGTCATCGGCCGCGGGGAGAGGATCGCGCGCGTCGTTGCCATCGGCCCGGTCGTCATGATGCGCGCGGTCGCCGACGCGACCAGGCCGCACGGCATCCCGACGATCGCGTCGCTCAACTCGGTGATGATCGACGCGACCGGCATGTGCGGCTGCTGCCGCGTGAGCGTCGGCGGGAAGACGCGCTTCGCCTGCGTGGACGGCCCGGAGTTCGACGCGCACGAGGTGGACTTCGACGAGCTCCTGCGGCGCCAGGCGATGTACCAGCGCGAGGAGTACCGCGCGCTGTGGCACCACGAGTGCCTCCTGACGGCGCAGGACCACGCCGTCGCCAAGGCGGAGCATCGGGTCGAGATGCCGAAGCAGGACCGCCGCGCGCGGGCGACCAACTTCGAGGAGGTCGCGCTCGGCTACGCGCGCGAGATGGCGCAGCAGGAGGCGCTCCGCTGCCTCCAGTGCAAGAAGGCGCCGTGCGTCGCGGGATGCCCGGTGGAGATCGACATCCCGGGGTTCGTGCGGCTCGTCGCCATCGGCGACTTCCTGGGGGCCGTGCGGAAGATCAAGGAGAAGAACAGCCTCCCGGGGATCTGCGGCCGCGTCTGCCCGCAGGAGGAGCAGTGCGAGACCACGTGCGTCCTCTCGAAGAAGGGTGAGCCCATCGCCATCGGCAGGCTCGAGCGCTTCGCGGCCGACTACGAGCTCTCGCAGGGCGAGGTCCGCGCGCCGTCCATGCCGGCCTCCACGGGGAAGCGGATCGCCGTCGTCGGCGCCGGGCCCGCCGGGCTCACGGTCGCGGGCGAGCTCGCGAAGATCGGGCACGGCGTCACGGTCTTCGAGGCGCTCCACAAGCCGGGCGGTGTGCTCATCTACGGCATCCCGGAGTTCCGCCTGCCGAAGGGCATCGTGCAGAGCGAGTGCGACTACGTCATGAAGCTCGGCGTTGAGTTCCGCACGAGCCACGTGGTCGGGCAGCTCGGGACGCTCGACTCGCTCTTCGCGGACGGGTACGACGCCGTCTTCGTGGGGACCGGCGCCGGGCTCCCCTACTTCCTCGGCGTTCCGGGCGAGAACCTGAACGGCGTCTACTCGGCCAACGAGTTCCTCACGCGCACGAACCTCATGAAGGCCTACCTCTTCCCCGAGTACGACACGCCCATCCGCATCGGGCGACGCGTCGCCGTCGTCGGTGGCGGGAACGTCGCCATGGACGCCGCGCGGTGCGCGCTGCGTCTGGGGGCGAAGGAAGTGTCCATCGTCTACCGGCGGTCCGAGAAGGAGATGCCCGCCCGCAGGGAGGAGGTGGAGAACGCCGTCGAAGAGGGCATCGTCCTCAGGACGCTCAAGAACCCCACGCGCATCCTCGGCAGCGAGGACGGGTGGGTCCGGGCGATGGAGCTCCTCGACATGGAGCTCGGCGAACCGGACGCGAGCGGGCGCAGGAAGCCCGTGCCGAAACCGGGCAGCGAGCACCTGCTCGAGGTGGACGTCGTGATCGTCGCGATCGGCCAGGGCCCGAACCCTCTTCTGACGGCCGCGACGCCGGATCTCGCGCTCACGAAATGGGGCAACATCATGGCCGACGAGGAGACCGGGAAGACGAGCAAGCGGGGCGTCTTCGCCGGCGGCGACATCGTGACCGGCGCCGCGACGGTCATCCTCGCGATGGGCGCGGGCAAGAAGGCGGCCCGCGCGATCGACGCGTTCCTCTCGTCCGGCGACTGGTAG
- a CDS encoding response regulator codes for MAKARILIIDDNPGFVKMNTVALETAGYEVEAAYNSDEGYTKVEYGRPDAIVLDLMMERHDSGFTLARKLKTHPVYKNIPILMLTAVGEATGFRFSMERDGYWMKTDDFADKPIAADELVRRIESLLAAAGAGRTEAEA; via the coding sequence GTGGCCAAGGCGAGGATCCTGATCATCGACGACAACCCCGGCTTCGTGAAGATGAACACGGTGGCGCTCGAAACCGCCGGGTACGAGGTCGAGGCCGCGTACAACAGCGACGAGGGCTACACGAAGGTCGAGTACGGCAGGCCCGACGCGATCGTGCTCGACCTCATGATGGAGCGCCACGACTCCGGGTTCACGCTGGCAAGGAAGCTCAAGACGCATCCCGTGTACAAGAACATCCCCATTCTCATGCTGACGGCCGTCGGCGAGGCGACGGGCTTCCGCTTCTCGATGGAGCGCGACGGCTACTGGATGAAGACCGACGACTTCGCGGACAAGCCCATCGCGGCCGACGAGCTGGTCCGGCGCATCGAGAGCCTGCTGGCCGCGGCCGGAGCCGGGAGGACCGAGGCGGAAGCGTAG
- a CDS encoding Ni/Fe hydrogenase subunit alpha, whose amino-acid sequence MTKRVTIDPITRLEGHGKIEIFLDDKGDVAQAYIQVPELRGFEKFSEGRMAEEMPRITPKICGVCPTAHHMASTKAVDDLYKVEPPRTARLIRELVYNAFMLEDHALHFYFLGGPDFVVGLEAPKAERNILGVIGKVGLETGGKVIDMRKRVRNIITTLGGRVIHPVLGLPGGVSRGLTPENREEFAKTAKDAVEFARFSLDLFGSVVLKNKTYVDTIVGDVYKHRTYYMGLVDEANKVSFYDGDIRVVNPSGKEFAKFPARDYLKHVAEHVETWSFVKFPYLKAVGWKGFVDGEKSGIYRVAPLARLNASDGMATPKAQAEHDRMYETLGGKPAHNTLAYHWARLVELLYAAERMVELVKDPDIMGTDIRTLPTQKPSEGVGVVEAPRGTLIHHFKSDERGVITQANLIVATVNNAPAICMSVERAAKGLIKNGNVSDGLLNMVEMAFRAYDPCFACASHALPGRTPLVVEIRGADGTLIRRLSQFVD is encoded by the coding sequence ATGACGAAGAGAGTCACGATCGATCCCATCACGCGGCTCGAGGGCCACGGCAAGATCGAGATCTTCCTCGACGACAAGGGAGACGTCGCGCAGGCGTACATCCAGGTGCCGGAGCTTCGCGGGTTCGAGAAGTTCTCGGAGGGCAGGATGGCGGAGGAGATGCCGAGGATCACCCCCAAGATCTGCGGCGTCTGCCCGACGGCCCACCACATGGCCTCGACGAAGGCCGTGGACGATCTCTACAAGGTCGAGCCGCCGCGCACGGCGCGCCTCATCCGAGAGCTCGTGTACAACGCCTTCATGCTCGAGGACCACGCGCTGCACTTCTACTTCCTCGGCGGGCCGGACTTCGTCGTGGGGCTCGAGGCCCCCAAGGCCGAGAGGAACATCCTCGGCGTCATCGGGAAGGTAGGGCTCGAGACGGGCGGCAAGGTCATCGACATGCGGAAGCGCGTCCGGAACATCATCACGACGCTCGGCGGACGCGTCATCCACCCGGTGCTCGGGCTCCCGGGCGGCGTGTCGCGCGGCCTCACGCCGGAGAACAGGGAGGAGTTCGCCAAGACCGCGAAGGACGCCGTCGAGTTCGCGAGGTTCTCCCTCGATCTCTTCGGCAGCGTCGTGCTCAAGAACAAGACGTACGTGGACACCATCGTCGGCGACGTCTACAAGCACCGGACGTACTACATGGGGCTCGTGGACGAAGCCAACAAGGTCAGCTTCTACGACGGTGACATCCGCGTGGTGAACCCCAGCGGGAAGGAGTTCGCGAAGTTCCCCGCGCGCGACTACCTCAAGCACGTCGCCGAGCACGTCGAGACCTGGAGCTTCGTGAAGTTCCCCTATCTCAAGGCCGTGGGGTGGAAGGGGTTCGTGGACGGCGAGAAGAGCGGCATCTACCGCGTCGCGCCGCTCGCGCGCCTGAACGCGTCGGACGGCATGGCGACCCCGAAGGCCCAGGCCGAGCACGACCGCATGTACGAGACCCTCGGCGGGAAGCCCGCCCACAACACGCTCGCGTACCACTGGGCGAGGCTCGTCGAGCTCCTGTACGCGGCCGAGCGGATGGTCGAGCTCGTGAAGGACCCCGACATCATGGGGACGGACATCCGGACGCTGCCCACGCAGAAGCCGTCCGAGGGCGTCGGCGTCGTCGAGGCGCCGCGCGGCACGCTCATCCACCACTTCAAATCCGACGAGCGCGGCGTGATCACGCAGGCGAACCTCATCGTGGCGACCGTGAACAACGCGCCCGCCATCTGCATGTCCGTCGAGCGCGCCGCGAAGGGTCTCATCAAGAACGGCAACGTCTCCGACGGTCTGCTGAACATGGTCGAGATGGCGTTCCGCGCGTACGACCCGTGCTTCGCGTGCGCGTCGCACGCGCTGCCGGGGCGGACGCCGCTCGTCGTCGAGATCAGGGGCGCGGACGGGACGCTGATTCGGAGGCTGTCGCAGTTCGTGGACTAG
- a CDS encoding aminopeptidase P family protein: MKRDIDRLMEERGIDAAVVVGKVLGNPTMFYVTSGAKLSHAVVIRRRGGKPVLLCGTMEREEAEASGLETVDTSKYDYRSMLAAAGGDSLKATVSYYRAIFDEFGVRGRVAFYGVGDVGRNIALFRELEKGLPGVTVAGEFKDDIFLTARGTKDGDEIERIKGVGRLTCEVVSHMKSFLASHRAKGGALVKDDGSPLTIRDCKAEIRTALAARKLIEAEETIFALGRDAGIPHSRGNDADPIALGKTIVCDIFPQEQGGGYFFDFTRTFVVGEAPKEIAAAYRELEECFDTVAAQLRAGEKASLYQTLTCDFFEKRGRETLRTNPQVRNGYVHSLGHGVGLEVHERPTLADLPGNNDTLEPGAVFTFEPGLYYPDEGGWGMRIEDIYRVTDDGRIENLTNYPRDLELRA; the protein is encoded by the coding sequence TTGAAGCGCGACATCGACAGGCTCATGGAGGAGCGCGGCATCGACGCGGCGGTGGTCGTGGGGAAGGTGCTCGGCAACCCGACGATGTTCTACGTCACAAGCGGCGCGAAGCTCAGCCACGCCGTCGTCATCAGGAGGAGGGGCGGCAAGCCCGTGCTCCTGTGCGGCACGATGGAGCGGGAGGAGGCGGAGGCGAGCGGCCTTGAGACCGTCGACACGTCGAAGTACGACTACCGGTCGATGCTCGCGGCCGCGGGCGGCGATTCGCTCAAGGCGACGGTGAGCTACTACCGGGCGATCTTCGACGAGTTCGGCGTCCGGGGTCGCGTCGCGTTCTACGGCGTCGGCGACGTGGGCCGGAACATCGCGCTCTTCCGCGAGCTGGAGAAGGGGCTCCCCGGCGTGACGGTCGCCGGCGAGTTCAAGGACGACATCTTCCTCACGGCGCGCGGCACGAAGGACGGCGACGAGATCGAGCGCATCAAGGGCGTGGGCAGACTCACCTGCGAGGTCGTGAGCCACATGAAGTCGTTCCTCGCGTCGCACCGCGCGAAGGGCGGCGCGCTCGTCAAGGACGACGGCTCTCCGCTCACCATCCGCGACTGCAAGGCGGAGATCCGGACCGCGCTCGCCGCGCGGAAGCTCATCGAGGCCGAGGAGACGATCTTCGCGCTCGGGCGCGACGCCGGCATCCCGCACAGCAGAGGCAACGACGCCGACCCGATCGCGCTCGGGAAGACCATCGTCTGCGACATCTTCCCGCAGGAGCAGGGCGGCGGCTACTTCTTCGACTTCACTCGCACGTTCGTCGTGGGCGAGGCGCCGAAGGAGATCGCCGCGGCCTACCGCGAGCTCGAGGAGTGCTTCGACACGGTCGCCGCGCAGCTCAGGGCGGGCGAGAAGGCGTCGCTGTACCAGACCCTCACGTGCGACTTCTTCGAGAAGCGCGGCCGCGAGACGCTCAGGACGAACCCGCAGGTGCGAAACGGCTACGTGCACAGCCTTGGGCACGGCGTGGGCCTCGAGGTCCACGAGCGCCCGACGCTGGCGGACCTCCCGGGGAACAACGACACGCTCGAACCGGGCGCCGTCTTCACGTTCGAGCCTGGGCTCTACTATCCCGACGAGGGCGGGTGGGGCATGCGGATCGAGGACATCTACCGTGTGACCGACGACGGCCGTATCGAGAACCTCACGAACTACCCGCGCGACCTCGAGCTCCGCGCCTAG
- a CDS encoding response regulator codes for MAGKHVLIVDDDVDFVRLYSLFLRNKGLTVSASYSAAEALEALGKARPDIVVLDVMMEHFDSGFNVSRTIKERYPDLPVVLMTAIGQETGLDFKPRSDEDRSAMHADAFLDKSASPEDLLAKIEELTR; via the coding sequence GTGGCAGGCAAGCACGTCCTCATCGTGGACGACGACGTCGATTTCGTCAGGCTCTATTCCCTCTTCCTCAGGAACAAGGGGCTCACGGTGTCGGCTTCGTACAGCGCGGCCGAGGCGCTCGAGGCGCTCGGGAAGGCGCGGCCGGACATCGTTGTGCTCGACGTCATGATGGAGCACTTCGACTCGGGCTTCAACGTCAGCAGGACCATCAAGGAGCGGTACCCGGATCTGCCCGTGGTCCTCATGACCGCCATCGGTCAGGAGACCGGCCTGGACTTCAAGCCCCGCTCGGACGAGGACAGGAGCGCGATGCACGCGGACGCGTTCCTGGACAAGAGCGCAAGCCCCGAGGATCTCCTCGCGAAGATCGAGGAGCTCACGCGATAG